A single window of Gossypium hirsutum isolate 1008001.06 chromosome A10, Gossypium_hirsutum_v2.1, whole genome shotgun sequence DNA harbors:
- the LOC107897874 gene encoding phosphoenolpyruvate carboxylase kinase 1 produces MTESLKANYEVCEEIGRGRFGIVFRCVSLISGESFAVKSIDKRIISAGDSLDSQCLFNEPKILTMVSPHPNIIHLHHLYEDDSHLHMVLDLCPPSRDLYNLIIDNGQFSEAQARPILTQLVQALAHIHSLGIVHRDIKPENILFDLKNSVKLTDFGSSDVAPEVMRGVVGTPFYMAPEILGGREYGEKVDVWSSGVVLYIMLAGFPPFYGETVVEIFEAVLRGNLRFPFRVFQSVSPAAKDILRKMLCKDVSRRLSAEQVLRHPWITSGC; encoded by the exons ATGACTGAATCATTGAAGGCTAACTACGAGGTCTGTGAAGAGATCGGCCGAGGAAGATTCGGCATCGTTTTCAGGTGCGTTTCTTTGATCTCCGGCGAGTCTTTTGCCGTTAAATCGATCGATAAACGGATAATCTCCGCCGGTGATTCTCTCGACTCTCAGTGTCTTTTCAATGAACCTAAAATTCTCACTATGGTTTCGCCTCACCCCAATATAATCCATCTTCACCACCTCTACGAAGACGACTCTCATCTTCATATGGTGCTCGATCTCTGCCCTCCTTCACGAGATCTTTACAATCTCATCATCGACAATGGGCAGTTCTCCGAAGCTCAAGCCCGACCCATCTTGACCCAACTCGTTCAAGCCCTTGCCCACATTCACAGTCTCGGCATCGTCCACCGTGATATCAAACCAGAAAACATTTTGTTCGATTTGAAAAATTCAGTTAAGCTAACGGATTTCGGTTCCTCTGACGTGGCGCCCGAGGTAATGAGAGGTGTGGTGGGAACCCCGTTTTACATGGCTCCGGAGATTTTGGGCGGGAGGGAATACGGGGAGAAAGTTGACGTCTGGAGTAGTGGTGTCGTATTGTACATAATGTTGGCAGGATTTCCGCCGTTCTACGGGGAAACGGTGGTGGAGATATTCGAGGCGGTTTTGAGGGGAAATTTGAGATTCCCCTTTAGGGTTTTCCAATCGGTTTCGCCGGCAGCCAAGGATATATTGAGAAAAATGCTCTGTAAAGATGTTTCTAGAAGATTGTCCGCTGAACAAGTTCTAA gACATCCATGGATCACAAGTGGATGCTGA